The Primulina huaijiensis isolate GDHJ02 chromosome 17, ASM1229523v2, whole genome shotgun sequence genome window below encodes:
- the LOC140963187 gene encoding protein NDL1-like, with protein MAELSGYSVCLDVETIYLGGKEHIVRTGHGPVSVIVYGDQDKPALVTYPDLALNHMSCFQGLFFCPEAATLLLHNFCVYHISPPGHELGAAAVCSDDPVPSVDDLADQILEVLNYFRLGAVMCMGVMAGAYVLTLFAMKFRERVLGLILVSPLCKAPSWTEWLRNKVMSNLLYYYGMCGLLKEFLLHRYFSKEVRGGADVPESDIVQACRRLLDERQSINVLRFLQAIDRRPDLTDGLKTLKCRTLIFVGDNSPFHTESLYMTTKLDRRYSALVEVQACGSMVTEEQPHAMLVPMEYFLTGYGLYRPSQFSGSPRSPLSPSCIAPDLLSPESMGLKLKPIKTRLSSQR; from the exons ATGGCTGAATTAAGCGGCTATTCCGTTTGTCTCGATGTGGAAACCATTTATCTCGGCGGGAAG GAACATATCGTGCGAACTGGCCATGGTCCTGTATCTGTTATAGTTTATGGAGACCAAGACAAACCAGCTCTGGTCACTTATCCTGATTTAGCTTTAAATC ATATGTCTTGTTTTCAAGGATTGTTCTTTTGTCCTGAAGCTGCAACTTTGCTGCTTCACAATTTCTGTGTTTACCACATCAGTCCTCCTGGGCATGAG TTGGGTGCTGCTGCAGTTTGTTCTGATGATCCTGTGCCTTCTGTTGACGACTTAGCTGATCAAATTCTTGAAGTGCTCAACTATTTCAG GCTTGGTGCAGTTATGTGTATGGGTGTCATGGCTGGAGCTTATGTCCTCACATTGTTTGCC ATGAAATTTAGAGAGCGGGTTCTTGGTTTGATCCTTGTTTCTCCTCTGTGCAAAGCACCGTCTTGGACAGAATGGCTACGTAATAAG GTGATGTCAAATTTGCTGTATTATTATGGAATGTGTGGTCTGCTGAAGGAATTCTTGCTTCACCGTTACTTCAGCAAG GAAGTTCGTGGTGGTGCTGATGTTCCAGAATCAGACATAGTTCAAGCTTGCAGGAGA CTGCTTGATGAGAGGCAGAGCATAAATGTGTTGCGGTTCCTTCAAGCTATAGATAG AAGACCTGATCTCACGGATGGGTTGAAGACACTGAAATGTCGAACCCTGATATTTGTTGGCGATAATTCTCCTTTTCATACAGAGTCCCTCTATATGACCACGAAACTGGACAGAAGATACAGTGCTTTGGTTGAG GTACAAGCATGTGGATCAATGGTGACTGAGGAGCAACCACATGCAATGCTAGTTCCCATGGAATATTTTCTCACAGGATACGGTCTGTACCGGCCGAGTCAATTCAGTGGCAGTCCTAGAAGTCCATTGAGCCCATCCTGTATTGCACCTGATCTCCTCTCTCCAGAAAGCATGGGATTGAAACTAAAACCGATCAAGACTCGTCTGTCGTCACAAAGATAA